One part of the Candidatus Mancarchaeum acidiphilum genome encodes these proteins:
- a CDS encoding DUF1641 domain-containing protein, protein MLKNNPVNSENSFDPEYAPSITKALKMIKKLDDLGMLDYMSEVLDTEDTMESISTLIKSDEAVALRAKADQLRPLVGIIADKDTMSAIANLATILSALQKVGLLDPVIGMLKDDEVINAVMGLISNDFTMNLIANAKPILNSLSKLDLSAIPKYLDVLSSALTYMENGTIPPVKGLTGMLHELGDKDTQKGLGIVFYLLKSLGSANSTTQKADDKS, encoded by the coding sequence ATGTTGAAAAATAATCCTGTAAATTCTGAAAACTCTTTTGATCCTGAATATGCACCTAGCATTACCAAAGCTCTCAAGATGATAAAGAAGCTTGACGATCTTGGAATGCTTGACTATATGAGCGAAGTATTAGACACTGAAGACACCATGGAATCAATATCTACTTTAATCAAGAGTGACGAAGCAGTAGCATTAAGGGCTAAAGCGGACCAGCTAAGGCCGCTGGTTGGAATTATCGCGGATAAAGACACCATGAGCGCAATTGCAAATCTCGCAACAATACTTTCAGCTTTGCAGAAAGTAGGCTTACTGGATCCAGTAATAGGGATGCTAAAAGACGACGAGGTCATAAATGCGGTTATGGGGCTTATATCAAACGACTTCACAATGAACCTTATAGCAAATGCAAAACCCATTCTAAATTCATTAAGTAAATTAGACTTAAGCGCGATTCCAAAATACCTAGATGTGCTAAGCTCCGCTCTAACCTATATGGAAAACGGCACAATCCCTCCGGTAAAAGGTTTGACCGGTATGTTACATGAACTGGGAGATAAGGATACACAAAAAGGTTTGGGTATTGTGTTCTACCTGCTGAAAAGCTTAGGCAGTGCTAACAGCACTACCCAAAAAGCAGATGACAAGAGTTGA
- a CDS encoding MarR family transcriptional regulator — MVSSLEFDKEVLVVQPSKLPEKEQLTIIEIGLDDIDSASSFVSYLSEMYGFPKSSMWYDLRRLKEKGLVDFAAKGEKGKALRLTEKGIQIYKGFSAEKMKIINKFASKFIDEDSYSEY; from the coding sequence ATGGTATCTAGTTTAGAGTTTGATAAGGAGGTTTTAGTCGTACAACCGTCTAAACTTCCTGAAAAAGAGCAATTGACTATAATAGAGATAGGTCTGGATGATATAGACAGTGCTTCAAGCTTCGTATCTTACTTAAGCGAGATGTATGGATTTCCAAAAAGCTCTATGTGGTATGACTTAAGGCGCTTAAAGGAGAAGGGGCTAGTGGATTTTGCGGCAAAAGGCGAAAAAGGGAAAGCGCTCCGTTTGACCGAAAAAGGCATTCAGATATACAAAGGGTTCAGTGCAGAAAAAATGAAAATAATAAACAAATTCGCCAGCAAATTCATTGACGAAGACAGTTATTCTGAATACTGA
- a CDS encoding methylated-DNA--[protein]-cysteine S-methyltransferase, with the protein MASSDCKGSDRIKRMLGKYGLTDFQKRVLLFVCTIPKGKTMSYKEVAVAIGHPNSYRAVGTALKENPLPILIPCHRVIRADGKLGEYSNGGTDAKRRILKEEGYIGKPAA; encoded by the coding sequence ATGGCAAGTTCAGATTGTAAAGGAAGTGATAGGATAAAGCGGATGCTCGGTAAATATGGATTGACAGATTTCCAAAAGCGAGTTCTCTTGTTTGTGTGTACCATACCTAAAGGTAAAACAATGTCTTATAAGGAAGTAGCCGTTGCAATAGGCCATCCTAATTCTTATAGGGCAGTTGGCACCGCATTGAAGGAAAACCCTCTTCCTATATTAATACCTTGCCACAGGGTAATAAGGGCAGATGGAAAGTTGGGGGAATACAGCAACGGAGGCACTGATGCCAAAAGGAGAATTTTGAAAGAAGAGGGCTATATAGGCAAGCCAGCAGCATAA
- a CDS encoding branched-chain amino acid transaminase, translating into MEKNLKVWLDGEIRDYEDCKVPILTHSLQYGTGIFEGIRAYLSEDKGSYIFRLDDHVKRFLNSMMIYSIKQPYGAKELTEAIISTVRANNPSTDMYVRPFAFYNDDSIGISVKGKKVSVFVAAIPFGAYFKGVSEGIRCKVSSWERINSSILPVQAKASGNYINSTLASTEADSVGFDEAIMLSKGYVAEGPGENIFLVKGNRLITPAVSESILLGITRDSILHFAGDLGYEVEERRISREELYSADEIFFAGTAAEITPIIQVDSIKIGSGKVGDVTTSISKYYQDITRGRNKEYLKWLTKA; encoded by the coding sequence ATGGAAAAGAACTTGAAAGTTTGGCTAGATGGTGAAATCAGGGATTATGAAGATTGCAAAGTGCCAATACTTACCCATTCATTGCAGTATGGCACTGGAATATTTGAGGGGATAAGAGCATACTTGTCGGAAGACAAAGGCTCATATATATTCAGGCTGGATGACCATGTAAAAAGATTCTTAAACAGTATGATGATTTATTCAATAAAGCAGCCTTATGGAGCAAAGGAATTAACCGAAGCGATAATTAGCACAGTGCGTGCGAACAATCCTTCCACTGACATGTATGTGCGCCCATTCGCCTTTTACAACGACGATTCCATAGGCATATCCGTAAAGGGGAAGAAAGTCAGTGTATTTGTCGCTGCAATTCCTTTTGGCGCCTACTTCAAAGGCGTATCCGAAGGCATAAGATGCAAGGTATCTTCATGGGAGAGAATAAACTCATCAATACTTCCGGTACAGGCCAAGGCCAGCGGCAATTACATAAATTCAACCCTGGCAAGCACGGAGGCAGATTCGGTAGGGTTTGATGAAGCAATAATGCTTTCCAAAGGCTATGTAGCTGAGGGTCCTGGCGAAAACATATTCCTTGTTAAGGGCAACAGGCTTATAACACCGGCGGTATCAGAAAGCATACTGCTCGGTATAACAAGGGACTCTATACTGCATTTTGCAGGAGATCTTGGCTACGAAGTTGAGGAACGCAGGATAAGCAGAGAAGAGCTTTACTCGGCGGATGAGATTTTCTTTGCAGGGACCGCAGCAGAGATAACTCCTATAATACAGGTGGACAGCATAAAGATAGGGTCAGGAAAAGTAGGCGATGTCACAACCTCTATATCAAAATACTATCAGGATATAACTAGGGGAAGGAATAAGGAATACCTTAAATGGCTCACCAAAGCATGA
- the pth2 gene encoding peptidyl-tRNA hydrolase Pth2: MNGNEIKQVIIIRSDFNMSKGKIAAQAAHASLMSYFEAVRQDDKIAKEWLDEGEKKIVLKVNDETSLIKLYEAFKFKRIPCALVHDAGLTEVPPNSKTALGIGPWYSKDLDVITGRLKLL; this comes from the coding sequence ATGAACGGAAATGAGATAAAACAGGTTATAATAATAAGATCAGATTTTAATATGAGCAAAGGCAAAATAGCTGCACAGGCGGCACATGCTTCGCTTATGAGTTATTTTGAGGCCGTTAGGCAAGATGATAAGATAGCGAAAGAGTGGCTTGATGAAGGAGAGAAAAAGATAGTCCTTAAAGTGAATGATGAAACCTCACTTATTAAGTTGTATGAAGCGTTCAAGTTCAAGAGGATACCATGCGCACTTGTCCATGATGCGGGATTGACTGAAGTTCCGCCAAACAGCAAGACAGCGCTTGGGATAGGCCCTTGGTATAGCAAGGACCTGGATGTCATTACAGGAAGGCTCAAGCTGCTCTGA
- a CDS encoding CBS domain-containing protein has translation MMDSINDEIKIPEELAKEVPVSDYTDKMSDLIPKISKFGAVIINKDDEVMGIIDKKAIEKIDLEIPRSLSAERFVVRTPKVNDQTALSDIIMYFYKSHSIALPYMVKGKVSKIIDRITLFKILLSRSDIKDVLVKDIMSTPMAVIDSKTDIAKAKKVMEDENMSTLGVLDDGKFYGIITSEDIINNVVIKERSPAIENNKYSPSNIPVKDYVNTNPVMIKESGSVQDSVRLMVENENKPIVVTSGSQPIGIVTSTDILEYLTSNKKEVSPSILISGLDESTYIYEDEILSEIKNFSYKISKIKDIGIRYISATIKRIGKSQYEVRMKLLSEKYGSLQVNYSDYRLERTLSEALEKLNDQILKAKEKSENVKDYFKEI, from the coding sequence ATGATGGATTCAATAAATGACGAAATAAAGATACCTGAAGAATTAGCGAAAGAAGTTCCAGTATCGGATTACACTGATAAAATGTCCGATTTAATCCCAAAAATATCAAAGTTCGGCGCTGTAATAATCAACAAGGACGATGAAGTGATGGGAATAATAGACAAGAAGGCCATAGAAAAGATAGACCTGGAAATTCCAAGGAGCTTAAGTGCCGAAAGGTTTGTTGTAAGGACGCCAAAAGTGAATGACCAAACAGCGCTTTCTGATATAATAATGTATTTTTACAAATCGCACAGCATCGCCCTTCCATATATGGTGAAAGGAAAAGTCAGCAAGATAATAGACAGGATCACTCTATTTAAAATCCTGCTGTCAAGAAGCGATATCAAGGATGTCCTTGTGAAGGACATAATGAGCACCCCAATGGCAGTGATCGATTCTAAGACCGATATTGCGAAAGCAAAGAAAGTCATGGAAGATGAAAATATGAGCACGTTAGGTGTATTAGATGATGGCAAGTTCTATGGAATAATAACATCAGAAGATATAATCAACAATGTCGTTATAAAAGAGAGGTCCCCAGCAATAGAGAACAATAAATATTCCCCATCAAACATACCTGTAAAAGACTATGTAAATACGAATCCCGTAATGATTAAGGAAAGCGGCAGTGTTCAGGATTCAGTACGCCTAATGGTTGAAAACGAGAATAAGCCTATAGTGGTTACCAGTGGAAGCCAGCCTATAGGAATTGTAACAAGCACAGACATATTGGAGTACCTTACATCAAACAAGAAAGAGGTTTCACCAAGCATACTTATATCGGGATTGGATGAGTCCACCTATATATATGAGGATGAAATACTGTCAGAAATAAAGAATTTTAGCTATAAAATAAGCAAAATAAAGGATATAGGAATACGTTACATATCCGCAACTATAAAAAGAATAGGGAAAAGCCAGTATGAGGTAAGGATGAAGCTGCTATCTGAAAAATATGGCTCATTGCAGGTAAATTACAGCGATTACAGATTGGAGAGGACATTGAGCGAGGCATTGGAAAAGCTGAATGATCAGATATTAAAGGCTAAAGAAAAAAGCGAAAACGTAAAGGATTATTTCAAGGAGATATGA
- the thrS gene encoding threonine--tRNA ligase — translation MKVLQLDVDKISYKPVKPEASVYEESDDAVVEESNAVVMLVSIEKGDDEDVGKMAVKESLEFAKKEKEKVLVIYPYAHLSDKLSGLESALNILKAMRAEASKESSIKVVSAPFGWNKKLMLDIKGHPLAEESHSYSNNMEKGNEVKSELVEHELKIDTSIVRKSDWSNMPDTDHRTIGERQDLYSFQEVSPAMVYWHPKGFTIYKELINLMRHIEYQHDYQEISTPELTNIALYQVSGHLQHYKENMFMFNSSIGDVSLKPMNCPSTILIYKTRKWSYKDLPWRTAIFDKLHRSELSGVASGLFRVKGLTQDDGHIFAREDQIKDEISDLLHIVKEVYGGIFKMQYHANLSTMPDDHMGDLDLWDRATKALKDALDENEIKYDIKDKDGAFYGPKIDFDIKDSMGRLWQCATIQLDYQLPRNFKLEYTDNEGKSRTPVIIHRAILGSLERFTAIMVEHYQGKFPLWLSPIQVRVLSLSEGSNEYASNIYKTLKDKDIRSELDISDRTIEYKIRDGKLQQIPYLLIIGKKEMEKNSISIRDRSGIQSNNVKLDDFISGLNEKVSSRSNEL, via the coding sequence ATGAAAGTACTTCAATTGGACGTGGATAAGATAAGTTACAAGCCGGTAAAGCCCGAAGCGAGCGTATATGAGGAATCAGATGACGCAGTCGTAGAAGAGAGCAATGCGGTCGTGATGCTGGTGTCTATAGAAAAAGGGGACGACGAGGACGTGGGGAAGATGGCCGTAAAGGAATCCCTGGAGTTCGCAAAAAAAGAAAAGGAGAAAGTGTTAGTCATCTACCCATATGCGCATCTGAGCGATAAGCTTTCAGGATTGGAAAGCGCCCTCAATATACTTAAGGCAATGCGAGCAGAAGCCTCAAAAGAGAGCTCTATCAAGGTAGTGTCAGCGCCTTTCGGATGGAACAAGAAGCTGATGCTTGACATAAAAGGTCACCCATTGGCAGAGGAGTCTCATTCGTACAGCAACAATATGGAAAAAGGCAACGAGGTAAAGTCGGAACTGGTGGAGCACGAGCTAAAGATAGACACTTCCATAGTAAGGAAGAGTGACTGGTCCAACATGCCTGATACGGACCATAGGACAATCGGAGAGAGGCAGGATCTATACAGCTTCCAGGAAGTGTCTCCCGCAATGGTCTACTGGCACCCAAAGGGCTTTACCATATATAAAGAGCTGATAAACCTGATGAGGCACATAGAGTACCAGCACGACTACCAAGAGATCTCGACCCCCGAATTGACCAACATCGCTCTTTACCAAGTAAGCGGCCATCTTCAGCATTATAAGGAAAATATGTTCATGTTCAATTCATCGATAGGAGATGTCAGCTTAAAGCCGATGAACTGCCCATCAACCATATTAATTTACAAGACAAGGAAATGGAGTTATAAGGATCTTCCTTGGAGAACCGCCATATTTGACAAGCTGCATAGAAGCGAGCTAAGCGGGGTGGCCAGCGGATTATTTAGGGTGAAAGGGCTGACGCAGGATGACGGCCACATATTTGCAAGGGAGGACCAGATAAAAGACGAAATCTCAGACCTTCTCCATATTGTAAAGGAGGTGTACGGAGGAATATTCAAAATGCAGTATCATGCAAATCTTTCTACAATGCCCGATGACCATATGGGTGACCTTGATCTATGGGACAGAGCCACAAAAGCGCTTAAGGATGCACTTGACGAGAACGAAATTAAATACGATATAAAAGATAAAGATGGTGCATTTTACGGGCCTAAGATAGACTTTGACATAAAGGATTCCATGGGCAGGCTATGGCAGTGCGCGACCATACAGCTCGATTACCAGCTGCCAAGGAACTTCAAGCTCGAGTACACGGACAATGAAGGCAAGTCCCGCACCCCTGTAATAATACACAGGGCAATATTGGGCAGCCTCGAGCGCTTCACAGCGATAATGGTAGAGCATTACCAAGGGAAGTTCCCTCTGTGGCTCTCCCCAATTCAAGTGAGGGTACTGTCCCTTTCAGAAGGGTCAAACGAATATGCATCTAATATATACAAAACCCTGAAGGACAAGGATATAAGGTCGGAGCTGGATATATCGGACAGGACTATAGAGTACAAGATAAGGGACGGCAAACTGCAGCAGATACCTTACCTGTTGATTATAGGTAAAAAGGAAATGGAGAAAAACTCCATATCTATAAGAGACAGGTCGGGAATTCAATCAAACAATGTAAAGCTCGACGACTTCATAAGCGGCCTCAATGAAAAGGTATCCTCAAGGTCAAATGAACTTTGA
- a CDS encoding NMD3-related protein yields MIHEFKGVFITKYCPKCNRSSDDVRFIGQFCEYCVIDRIGSDLPKEIKIPLCRSCGRIKTHIGFVASSPDSLDDAVRFSIHRPDFEVSLVSYDKATSIAVVQFEKEVEGEPVQFTKDIEIKFTNILCPLCNRERSGYYEAEIQLRGIYSKLSVMEKRILDFVNKNGSFVSQIKEDKNGVNIYIGSRDVANAFFQSNKKLKPIKSYELYGLKAGKRVYRNIYSLRFE; encoded by the coding sequence ATTATTCATGAATTCAAAGGTGTTTTTATAACTAAATACTGCCCTAAATGCAATAGATCAAGTGATGACGTCAGGTTCATTGGACAATTCTGCGAATACTGTGTAATAGACAGGATAGGGTCGGATCTGCCGAAAGAGATAAAGATACCTTTATGCAGGTCCTGCGGAAGGATAAAGACGCACATAGGCTTTGTCGCATCCAGCCCTGATTCTCTGGATGACGCGGTGAGGTTTTCAATACACAGGCCGGATTTTGAGGTATCACTTGTGAGCTATGACAAAGCTACCTCCATAGCGGTTGTGCAATTTGAAAAGGAGGTTGAAGGAGAGCCAGTGCAGTTCACAAAGGATATAGAGATAAAGTTCACAAATATACTGTGCCCGCTATGCAACAGGGAACGCTCTGGTTATTACGAAGCGGAGATACAGCTTAGGGGGATATACAGCAAGCTCAGTGTAATGGAAAAGCGCATCCTTGATTTTGTGAACAAAAATGGCAGTTTCGTATCACAGATAAAAGAGGATAAGAACGGAGTCAACATATATATCGGAAGCAGGGATGTCGCAAATGCTTTCTTCCAATCGAACAAGAAACTGAAGCCTATAAAGTCTTATGAGCTTTATGGACTGAAGGCAGGAAAGAGAGTATATAGGAACATCTATTCATTGCGCTTTGAATAA
- a CDS encoding spermidine synthase: MGILDDIRSSLFGEVIYSHNGGRRIRIVRRYTDIVLLVDDVPFSRIRENSVFVDGYWDFFILLPLLYDNPKSLMIGLGGGTVLYQYYKVFRNPDIEAVDIDKDMITAENRMLDNQIKAKVTLEDGAEFLHNTTNTYDIVILDAYNNYNMPAVFLTEQFLSDAYDKMSENGILAINYIPIEENSKILKLESSKRYNIYMIYMKSSANQILLFSKKLTKRQILVELESKLKRSNSTINSVEIKSYITSAYEHMVGINVNDGRHKTNL; the protein is encoded by the coding sequence ATGGGAATTTTAGACGATATAAGGAGCAGCCTTTTTGGAGAAGTCATATACAGCCACAATGGCGGCCGGAGAATAAGGATTGTGAGGAGGTATACCGATATCGTCCTTCTGGTAGACGATGTGCCGTTCTCAAGGATACGCGAGAATTCGGTATTCGTTGACGGTTATTGGGACTTTTTCATACTGCTTCCCCTCCTTTACGACAATCCAAAATCACTGATGATAGGGTTGGGGGGCGGCACTGTTTTATACCAGTATTACAAGGTTTTCCGAAATCCAGATATAGAAGCGGTGGACATAGACAAAGACATGATAACCGCAGAGAACAGGATGCTTGACAATCAGATAAAGGCGAAGGTTACGCTTGAGGATGGCGCTGAATTCCTGCACAACACAACAAATACCTATGACATAGTAATACTTGATGCTTATAACAATTACAATATGCCCGCTGTATTCCTTACTGAACAGTTTCTATCAGATGCCTACGACAAGATGAGCGAAAATGGAATATTGGCGATCAATTACATACCTATAGAGGAGAATTCAAAGATATTGAAGCTCGAATCCTCGAAGAGATACAATATCTACATGATTTACATGAAAAGCTCTGCGAACCAGATACTTTTGTTCTCAAAAAAGCTAACAAAGAGACAAATTCTAGTCGAGCTCGAAAGCAAGCTTAAAAGGAGCAATAGCACAATAAATAGTGTTGAAATTAAAAGCTATATAACAAGCGCTTACGAGCATATGGTAGGTATAAATGTGAATGATGGGCGGCATAAAACAAATTTATAA
- a CDS encoding CDP-2,3-bis-(O-geranylgeranyl)-sn-glycerol synthase, which yields MNYLVDIILYPIIYILPAYVANGAPVLFGGGKPLDFDRKINGKRIFGNHKTIRGTVSSLIAGIIIGLLEYPFLHYMLGIAILLAVGANIGDLLGSFLKRQIAFKPGKSAPILDQYGFFVLALLVALPLGHLPDIYGIIFLVILTGVMHPLTNLGAYLLKLKEVPW from the coding sequence ATGAACTATCTTGTAGATATTATTTTGTACCCTATAATTTATATACTGCCTGCGTATGTGGCCAATGGGGCCCCAGTATTATTCGGAGGCGGGAAGCCCCTGGATTTCGACAGGAAAATAAATGGAAAACGTATATTTGGCAACCACAAGACAATAAGAGGAACGGTGTCAAGCCTTATTGCAGGAATAATAATAGGGCTGTTAGAGTATCCGTTCCTGCATTATATGCTTGGGATTGCCATACTTCTTGCAGTTGGTGCGAATATAGGAGATCTTCTGGGCAGCTTCCTGAAGAGGCAGATTGCATTCAAGCCAGGCAAAAGCGCCCCGATCCTTGACCAATATGGTTTCTTTGTGCTTGCATTACTTGTTGCACTTCCCTTGGGCCATCTTCCGGATATATATGGAATTATCTTCTTGGTAATACTTACAGGGGTAATGCACCCTTTGACCAACCTTGGCGCATATCTGCTTAAACTCAAGGAAGTTCCTTGGTGA
- the alaS gene encoding alanine--tRNA ligase produces MLNKNSLREEFSKDYQKYYSTKLFEEKGFVRKKCRECGKYFWTLDKSRELCGDSEHEPYSFFKDSPKKIGYVDFWNKFAEFFKENGHVEIEKYPVVSRWRPDLYFTIASIQDFQRIEGNKMGFEYPSNPLIVPQICLRFNDIPNVGVTGRHLTSFMMAGQHAFNYPSEGYWIDRTIELNYKFLTEVLGVDKKKLTYIEDVWAMGDFSEFGPDLEAFANGLELVNNVFTQFSYSEGKVSELKGKVVDVGWGFERLLWFASGNYTLYDAVFHRELEYLYEKTGFHPNRETYAKVAGISGLIDIGEDKEGQKKELEIIKRNGIDEKEYLEEIKPAQALYAIVDHTRTLLFAIHDGALPSNVSGGYNLRIILRRVFDFMDRYGFKFDLMDLFRMHCEDLEGLYNGLEDSLDVISKIVDIERKRYDQMKSKSERIIKGIIDKNEELDRGRIKVLYESEGITPEFIESYSRRMGHFISVPDNYYESIIKGDFVEKEKKVKKVSIDTDGLPNTIKLFYDFDNMSDSKVLRVSGNYVVLDRTPFYAEGGGQEADHGTMNGIRVVDVQSDLGVIVHRLESPPSFKQGDFVRCVVDMDRRIRLMAHHTATHLISAAARDVLGKHAWQEGAHKGEEKAHIDIAHFEKLDDKEISEIEMKANSYIFHGIKVSLHDMNRGDAESKFGFSIYQGHGVPSSRLRIIEVDDLNGNLIDAEACGGLHLINRESLIGLIKIISTSRIHDGVDRIEFTAGPASLDYVRSIENKIKNVSKMTNIDSDKLETGISSKIAELEAVAKYSKELEGKLILAESEKLAKEKDLVLIKEFTDYRKEMLRAIVLDVTNRSKEKMVVLYNKEYEVIACAGEDSGADALEYLKSYASSNSFDFHGGGSAHIAEGKLFAHKK; encoded by the coding sequence ATGCTGAACAAGAATAGCTTAAGGGAGGAATTTTCCAAAGATTACCAAAAATATTATTCAACGAAATTATTCGAGGAAAAGGGATTTGTAAGAAAGAAATGCAGGGAATGTGGAAAATATTTCTGGACTCTTGACAAATCCCGGGAGCTTTGCGGTGATTCGGAGCACGAGCCTTATTCTTTCTTCAAGGATTCTCCTAAAAAGATAGGATATGTTGACTTCTGGAATAAGTTTGCGGAGTTCTTCAAGGAGAACGGGCATGTGGAAATAGAAAAATACCCCGTTGTGAGCAGGTGGAGGCCGGATCTTTACTTCACGATAGCGAGCATACAGGATTTCCAAAGGATAGAAGGGAATAAGATGGGATTTGAGTATCCTTCAAATCCGTTGATAGTGCCTCAAATATGCCTTAGGTTCAATGATATACCAAACGTGGGTGTGACCGGAAGGCACCTCACCTCATTTATGATGGCGGGGCAGCATGCATTCAATTATCCGTCCGAAGGATATTGGATAGACAGGACCATTGAGCTTAATTACAAGTTCCTTACTGAAGTGCTTGGCGTGGACAAAAAGAAACTGACATATATAGAGGATGTATGGGCAATGGGTGACTTCTCGGAATTCGGACCAGACCTTGAGGCTTTCGCAAATGGGCTTGAGCTTGTGAACAATGTATTCACCCAGTTTTCCTATTCTGAAGGCAAGGTATCCGAGCTAAAAGGCAAAGTGGTTGATGTCGGCTGGGGATTTGAGAGGCTGCTATGGTTCGCATCTGGTAACTATACACTTTACGATGCGGTATTCCATAGGGAATTAGAGTATTTGTACGAAAAAACCGGATTCCACCCAAACAGGGAGACCTATGCCAAGGTCGCAGGGATATCCGGACTGATAGATATTGGAGAGGACAAGGAGGGGCAGAAGAAAGAGCTTGAAATAATAAAAAGGAATGGGATAGATGAAAAGGAATACTTGGAAGAGATAAAGCCTGCACAGGCACTGTATGCTATCGTCGACCATACCAGGACACTGCTGTTTGCGATACATGATGGAGCGCTCCCAAGCAACGTTAGCGGGGGATACAACCTCAGGATAATACTGCGCAGGGTCTTCGATTTCATGGACAGGTACGGATTCAAGTTCGATCTGATGGACCTGTTCAGGATGCACTGCGAGGACCTTGAAGGGCTGTATAATGGGCTTGAGGACAGCCTGGATGTCATATCAAAGATAGTGGATATTGAAAGGAAAAGATATGACCAGATGAAATCTAAATCTGAAAGGATAATCAAAGGGATCATTGACAAAAACGAGGAGCTTGATAGGGGAAGGATAAAGGTCTTATATGAAAGCGAAGGCATAACTCCAGAGTTCATAGAGTCATACAGCAGAAGAATGGGCCACTTTATAAGCGTGCCCGACAATTATTACGAGAGCATAATAAAAGGGGATTTTGTAGAAAAGGAGAAAAAGGTGAAGAAGGTGTCAATCGATACCGATGGGCTCCCAAACACCATTAAGCTTTTTTATGATTTCGACAACATGTCCGACTCGAAAGTGCTTAGGGTATCGGGCAACTATGTAGTGCTCGACAGGACACCTTTCTATGCCGAAGGCGGGGGGCAGGAGGCGGACCACGGAACCATGAATGGAATAAGAGTGGTCGATGTACAATCTGATCTTGGCGTAATAGTCCATAGATTGGAGAGCCCTCCGTCGTTCAAGCAAGGCGACTTTGTGAGGTGCGTAGTTGACATGGACAGGAGGATAAGGCTTATGGCACACCATACTGCCACACACCTGATAAGCGCGGCTGCAAGGGATGTTCTGGGCAAGCATGCATGGCAGGAAGGGGCACACAAAGGTGAGGAAAAGGCGCATATAGACATCGCACATTTCGAGAAGCTGGATGACAAAGAGATAAGCGAGATAGAGATGAAAGCTAATTCATATATATTCCATGGAATTAAGGTCAGCCTTCATGATATGAACCGTGGTGATGCTGAATCCAAATTCGGTTTCTCTATCTACCAGGGCCATGGAGTGCCTTCAAGCAGGCTCAGAATAATAGAGGTTGACGACCTAAATGGAAACCTTATAGATGCCGAAGCTTGCGGGGGCCTGCACTTGATAAACAGGGAATCCCTAATAGGTCTGATAAAGATTATATCGACATCGCGCATACATGATGGCGTTGACCGGATTGAGTTCACGGCAGGGCCCGCATCGCTTGATTACGTAAGGTCTATTGAGAACAAGATAAAGAATGTTTCGAAGATGACAAATATTGATTCTGACAAGCTGGAAACAGGGATATCGTCAAAGATTGCTGAGTTGGAGGCAGTTGCAAAATATTCAAAAGAGCTTGAGGGCAAGTTGATATTGGCTGAATCCGAGAAGCTTGCGAAGGAAAAGGATTTGGTTTTGATAAAGGAATTCACGGATTATAGGAAGGAGATGCTTAGGGCAATAGTTCTTGATGTAACCAATAGGTCCAAAGAGAAAATGGTTGTTTTATACAACAAGGAATATGAAGTCATAGCCTGTGCAGGAGAGGATTCAGGAGCAGATGCCTTAGAATACCTAAAGAGCTATGCTAGCAGCAATTCCTTTGATTTCCATGGAGGAGGATCAGCCCATATAGCGGAGGGCAAACTGTTTGCGCACAAGAAATGA